The following are encoded in a window of Deltaproteobacteria bacterium genomic DNA:
- a CDS encoding DUF933 domain-containing protein → FLHEMGLAEPGLNLLVRAAYKLLDLETFFTAGPKEARAWTVLKGTKAPQAAGKIHSDFEKGFIRADVYHYDDLLKYGSEQKVQEAGLMRLEGKEYVVRDGDIMHFRFNV, encoded by the coding sequence GGTTTCTGCACGAGATGGGCCTGGCCGAACCGGGGCTGAACCTCCTCGTTCGGGCCGCGTACAAGCTGTTGGACCTGGAGACGTTCTTTACGGCCGGGCCGAAAGAGGCGCGGGCCTGGACGGTTTTAAAAGGGACAAAGGCGCCGCAGGCGGCGGGCAAAATTCATTCGGATTTTGAAAAGGGGTTTATCCGCGCCGATGTCTATCATTATGACGATCTTTTGAAGTACGGTTCGGAGCAGAAGGTTCAGGAGGCGGGGTTGATGCGGCTGGAGGGGAAAGAATACGTCGTGCGCGACGGCGACATCATGCACTTCCGGTTTAATGTGTGA